In Fibrobacter sp. UWEL, the following proteins share a genomic window:
- a CDS encoding GGDEF domain-containing protein, protein MTASLCSIGCAAVCLVVALVAVRTSLYDQCYLVLCCVLTCFMLPLLFLFCGGITSGMPLYCITATALLAYAKRGYPKLIAFLVSVAVQVTTLVVTWRQPELVFMELNRDDSYLDILVTVILTSITLFAVGAVAMRSYAVERESKEELLAKLDYLSMRDPLTEVYNRRYLMTFLENEVWRRRDSYFLFMLDLDGLEHLNYGYGHAFGDRALCAVAQLLMQKKSSSGKECVARCGSGSFVFVMEDSSEGEALARGEQIRRDVENMRFEENSMVHLTISAGFVTCGNRSLLNAKLALDKVMELLQVAKSLGKNQIRSMMDG, encoded by the coding sequence ATGACCGCGTCCCTTTGCAGCATTGGCTGTGCGGCGGTTTGCTTGGTGGTTGCATTGGTTGCGGTGCGAACTTCCCTCTATGACCAGTGTTACCTGGTGCTTTGCTGCGTACTGACCTGTTTCATGCTGCCTTTGCTGTTTCTATTCTGCGGGGGCATTACTAGCGGCATGCCACTCTACTGCATTACGGCTACTGCACTTTTGGCCTATGCAAAGCGCGGGTACCCTAAACTGATTGCGTTCCTTGTTTCTGTGGCGGTCCAGGTGACCACACTTGTAGTGACCTGGCGGCAACCAGAGCTAGTGTTTATGGAATTGAATAGGGATGACTCCTACTTGGACATCCTAGTGACTGTAATTCTTACGTCCATTACGCTTTTTGCGGTGGGCGCTGTGGCCATGCGCTCTTATGCCGTGGAACGAGAGTCCAAGGAAGAACTGCTGGCCAAGCTGGACTACCTGTCCATGCGAGACCCGCTGACGGAAGTATATAATCGTCGTTACCTGATGACCTTCCTGGAAAACGAGGTATGGCGTCGTAGGGATTCCTACTTCTTGTTCATGCTGGACCTGGATGGCCTGGAACATCTTAACTATGGCTATGGACATGCCTTTGGGGATCGCGCCTTGTGTGCGGTAGCCCAGCTTCTTATGCAGAAGAAATCCTCCTCGGGGAAGGAATGCGTGGCCCGCTGCGGAAGTGGCTCCTTTGTGTTCGTGATGGAAGATTCCTCGGAAGGGGAGGCCCTTGCCCGTGGGGAACAGATCCGCCGGGATGTGGAAAACATGCGCTTTGAGGAAAATTCCATGGTCCACTTGACCATTTCCGCTGGGTTTGTGACTTGTGGTAACCGCAGTCTCCTGAATGCAAAGCTTGCTCTGGATAAGGTGATGGAACTTCTTCAGGTGGCGAAGTCCCTCGGGAAGAATCAAATCCGCAGTATGATGGACGGCTAG
- a CDS encoding DivIVA domain-containing protein — protein sequence MELTPLDIRNQSFHKKSLGGIDPAEVKAFLDTAAKAFEQMSRDRTDLTERLKVAEERVNYYRQIEKTIQDAVVTMQRTIDEVKATAEKEAEIIIAEAKARAVREVESTKREAEELRMEIEQLKQIRANYFIRCRSLIKGQEDLLSAMENDQRELEALEQQPRRQVPPTGNVLA from the coding sequence ATGGAACTTACACCTCTTGACATTCGAAATCAGTCTTTCCACAAGAAAAGCCTCGGTGGCATCGATCCCGCCGAAGTGAAAGCCTTCCTCGACACAGCAGCCAAGGCCTTCGAACAAATGTCCAGAGACCGTACCGACCTGACCGAACGCCTGAAGGTAGCCGAAGAACGAGTCAATTACTACCGCCAGATTGAAAAGACCATCCAGGACGCCGTGGTTACCATGCAGCGCACCATCGACGAAGTGAAGGCCACTGCCGAAAAGGAAGCGGAAATCATCATCGCCGAAGCCAAGGCCCGCGCCGTCCGCGAAGTGGAGAGCACCAAGCGCGAAGCCGAAGAACTCCGTATGGAAATCGAACAGCTGAAGCAGATCCGCGCCAACTATTTCATCCGTTGCCGCTCCCTCATCAAGGGTCAGGAAGACTTGCTTTCCGCTATGGAAAACGACCAGCGTGAACTGGAAGCCCTGGAGCAGCAGCCCAGAAGACAGGTTCCCCCTACCGGTAACGTACTGGCCTAA
- a CDS encoding DUF167 domain-containing protein — protein MKINIKVHARSKRESVTPQPDGSFKVEVKAPPVEGAANEAICELLAEHFKVKKRDVRVVLGSTNNKKVVEIDGI, from the coding sequence ATGAAGATCAACATCAAGGTACACGCCCGCAGCAAGCGAGAGTCCGTCACGCCCCAGCCTGACGGAAGCTTCAAGGTAGAAGTAAAGGCACCTCCCGTAGAAGGCGCCGCTAACGAAGCCATCTGCGAACTTCTGGCCGAACACTTCAAGGTGAAAAAGCGCGACGTTCGTGTTGTGCTGGGAAGTACAAACAACAAGAAAGTCGTCGAGATCGACGGCATCTAG
- a CDS encoding GGDEF domain-containing protein: MTLLPADIDRQSFYQSKYRFYRRFAYWVVFLSVMCMPMYFVSDCQLFGRMAWETLPARLVPFLGLLIFIKIARSTRYYKPMVVASYGVLHMILLCTMWAVYFLPDKTHFSEGACITQLLFFAVGFAAPWAYSTIAHTLVIVFILVSHPIVQYQNLDIILSLNVPCWIGICGCHFFMEKLYVKHYTMSERLRYLSLYDELTGAHNRNVTKTLIRRDGTRFIDEFVEPVSLAMFDIDHFKQVNDEYGHPCGDRVLKEFAATVLESIQKKDCFVRWGGEEFILILPQTSIERAHTFVDDIRQKFQDRNNGVCPVTVSAGISGYDGENYKLAIDNADKALYQAKNQGRNRVVVYDPSMN; this comes from the coding sequence ATGACTTTACTTCCTGCTGATATAGATCGTCAATCATTCTACCAGTCCAAGTATCGTTTCTACAGGCGATTCGCTTACTGGGTGGTGTTCCTGTCTGTGATGTGCATGCCCATGTACTTCGTTTCGGACTGCCAGCTCTTTGGACGTATGGCTTGGGAAACTCTTCCCGCACGTCTGGTTCCTTTCCTTGGACTGCTTATTTTCATCAAGATTGCCCGCAGTACCCGTTATTACAAGCCCATGGTAGTTGCATCCTATGGTGTGCTTCATATGATTCTGCTCTGTACCATGTGGGCTGTCTATTTCCTTCCGGACAAGACTCATTTTTCTGAAGGGGCCTGCATTACTCAGCTGCTGTTTTTCGCGGTAGGCTTCGCTGCTCCCTGGGCTTATTCTACCATAGCTCATACCCTGGTTATCGTCTTCATTCTGGTGAGCCATCCTATTGTTCAATACCAGAATCTGGATATCATCTTGTCCTTGAACGTTCCCTGCTGGATAGGCATTTGCGGATGTCATTTCTTTATGGAAAAGCTATACGTAAAGCACTATACTATGTCCGAACGTCTGCGTTACCTGTCCCTCTACGATGAACTTACTGGCGCACATAACCGCAACGTGACAAAGACTCTTATTCGTAGGGATGGAACTCGCTTTATCGACGAATTTGTGGAACCTGTTAGCCTAGCCATGTTCGACATTGACCATTTCAAGCAGGTGAATGACGAGTATGGTCATCCCTGCGGGGACCGTGTCCTTAAGGAATTTGCGGCTACCGTATTGGAATCCATCCAGAAGAAGGATTGCTTCGTTCGCTGGGGTGGTGAGGAATTCATCTTGATTCTTCCCCAGACGTCTATTGAACGTGCCCATACCTTTGTGGATGATATTCGCCAGAAGTTCCAGGACAGGAACAATGGCGTATGCCCCGTAACGGTATCTGCAGGTATTTCTGGTTATGATGGTGAGAATTACAAGCTTGCCATCGATAATGCGGACAAGGCGCTCTACCAGGCAAAAAATCAGGGCCGTAACCGTGTGGTGGTTTACGACCCTTCCATGAACTAA
- a CDS encoding GGDEF domain-containing protein, whose product MEQTFVFSTVLVANCFGIFLILVLIASNAWRLKDKTPENRSIVALSGLAFLGCILDPIVCWLDGVPGFVSHYVNYILNGLLYWVDMLSAFAWFMFMVSHMQFRLKFVHKAILGAFLALGIFAMIVNCFVPIIFYVDDNNRYVREFGYYLYVFICHGFVIDSMILYLIARKRGGLLKMFPFWIYIMPFVVGTVCQSLFYGVSVLCASFAVSIAGVLASLQKNMIYKDDLTGAFNKAYLDFISGQFGKEKNKMVTVILLNINGFKTINENHGRDVGDRVLRSLSRLLSHAVGETGNVIRYSADEFIVLMHSRTAMVSSVSIARIKANIADYNKLRDCPCKITVRMGAFEMDFGKHSINSKLNEMSQALS is encoded by the coding sequence ATGGAACAGACCTTCGTCTTTTCAACAGTTCTTGTAGCCAATTGCTTTGGCATTTTCCTGATTCTGGTCCTGATCGCCAGTAACGCCTGGCGCCTTAAGGATAAGACTCCGGAAAACCGCAGCATTGTTGCCTTAAGCGGGCTTGCGTTCCTGGGGTGTATCCTTGATCCTATCGTCTGTTGGCTGGATGGTGTTCCCGGATTTGTTTCCCATTACGTAAATTACATTCTGAATGGATTGTTGTACTGGGTCGACATGCTTAGTGCTTTTGCCTGGTTCATGTTCATGGTTAGCCACATGCAGTTCCGCCTGAAGTTCGTCCACAAGGCTATCTTGGGGGCGTTCCTTGCTCTAGGCATCTTTGCCATGATTGTGAACTGTTTTGTTCCCATCATCTTCTACGTAGATGACAATAATCGCTATGTTCGTGAATTTGGGTACTACCTGTATGTATTCATCTGTCACGGATTTGTGATTGATAGCATGATTCTTTACTTGATCGCTCGCAAGAGAGGGGGATTGCTCAAGATGTTCCCCTTCTGGATTTACATCATGCCTTTTGTGGTAGGGACCGTTTGCCAGTCACTCTTCTATGGGGTGTCTGTTCTTTGTGCTAGCTTCGCTGTGTCCATTGCGGGTGTGCTTGCAAGTTTACAGAAAAACATGATTTACAAGGACGATCTGACGGGGGCTTTCAACAAGGCATATCTGGATTTCATTTCCGGCCAGTTCGGTAAGGAGAAGAACAAGATGGTGACCGTGATTCTCCTGAACATTAATGGTTTCAAGACGATTAATGAAAATCATGGACGTGATGTGGGGGACCGTGTTCTTCGTTCTCTGTCCCGCCTGCTGAGCCATGCCGTCGGTGAAACAGGAAACGTCATTCGTTATTCCGCTGATGAGTTCATCGTGCTAATGCATTCTCGTACGGCTATGGTGTCCAGTGTAAGCATTGCTCGCATCAAGGCGAACATTGCGGACTATAACAAGCTTCGCGACTGCCCCTGCAAGATTACGGTGCGTATGGGTGCTTTCGAAATGGATTTCGGTAAGCACAGTATCAACTCTAAGTTAAACGAAATGAGCCAGGCCCTATCATGA
- a CDS encoding Rrf2 family transcriptional regulator, giving the protein MRISTKGRYALRVMVDLARQGRENYVKLQALSARQQISEKYLEGILGTLVRAKVLEGSRGKGGGYRMRCEPTECTVWDILKLTETSVAPVACLDDEENRCERASTCITLPVWKELDSLIRGYLESVTLDQFLRNLPENEGVVPDGKQWSCGL; this is encoded by the coding sequence ATGAGAATTTCTACAAAGGGTCGATATGCTTTGAGAGTCATGGTGGACTTGGCCAGACAGGGTCGGGAAAACTATGTAAAGCTACAGGCTTTGTCTGCAAGACAGCAAATCTCTGAAAAGTACCTGGAAGGAATTCTTGGAACGTTGGTCCGCGCCAAGGTCCTGGAAGGCTCCCGCGGCAAGGGTGGTGGTTACCGCATGCGCTGTGAACCCACCGAATGTACCGTGTGGGACATTTTGAAATTGACCGAAACCTCTGTGGCGCCTGTGGCTTGCCTAGATGATGAGGAAAACCGTTGCGAGCGCGCCTCTACCTGCATTACTCTTCCCGTGTGGAAGGAACTGGATTCCCTGATTCGGGGCTATCTGGAAAGTGTTACCCTGGATCAGTTCCTGAGAAACTTGCCTGAAAATGAAGGGGTAGTTCCCGATGGCAAGCAGTGGAGTTGCGGATTGTAG
- a CDS encoding FKBP-type peptidyl-prolyl cis-trans isomerase — MPKLKIFLVLLMSSLCFAVPFKTETVKEGAGDPIRSGQLIKVHYKGYLYLDSAAIAAEKARLVDSLRVADSLRLANDLSAEQIAGVSNPDNSKKKDAKNAPADTAKTEDTSAAVDTANVGNKLFADSYEGGEPLEFTLGMGQVIPGWEKGLVGMKVGEVRKLYVPYQMAYDGNSLDGIPAYSDLYFEVELVAAEKPMEPDVFPKNVEGLKWREVAKGLKINDEKVGSGKPTAIGSVLKVHYTGWLLSGRKFGSSKDMGKPLSVILGNGKMIKGWEQGLDGMREGGVRWFRISPNMGYGAQAFSMIPPNSTLIFRVELISSEVDEEIAEMMDFFPDTTTLKIENGSEGLRYAIIKEGEGEPAQKGINAKVHYTGWLTNGYKFDSSRDRGQPFDFPLGGGRVIRGWDLGVQGMLPGEKRILIVPPGLGYGSRGAGPIPGGSTLIFAVEYLGE; from the coding sequence ATGCCGAAACTAAAGATTTTTCTTGTACTGTTGATGAGTTCCCTGTGCTTTGCCGTCCCGTTTAAAACGGAAACCGTAAAGGAAGGCGCTGGTGATCCCATTCGTTCGGGTCAGCTGATCAAGGTACACTATAAAGGTTACCTCTATCTGGATAGCGCAGCAATCGCTGCCGAAAAGGCTCGCCTGGTGGATTCCCTCCGCGTTGCAGATTCCCTTCGCCTGGCAAATGACCTGAGTGCGGAACAAATTGCTGGAGTGTCAAATCCTGACAATTCAAAAAAGAAGGATGCTAAGAACGCTCCCGCCGATACCGCCAAGACCGAGGACACCTCTGCAGCAGTAGATACGGCCAATGTGGGCAACAAGCTGTTTGCCGATTCCTACGAAGGTGGCGAACCTCTGGAATTCACTCTTGGTATGGGCCAGGTGATTCCGGGTTGGGAAAAGGGCCTTGTGGGCATGAAGGTGGGTGAAGTCCGTAAGCTTTACGTTCCTTACCAGATGGCCTATGACGGAAACTCCCTGGATGGCATTCCCGCCTATTCCGACCTTTACTTCGAAGTGGAACTGGTTGCCGCCGAAAAGCCCATGGAACCGGATGTTTTCCCCAAGAATGTGGAAGGCCTCAAGTGGCGTGAAGTTGCCAAGGGCTTGAAGATTAACGATGAGAAGGTTGGCTCCGGAAAGCCCACTGCCATTGGCTCCGTTCTCAAGGTCCACTATACTGGCTGGCTCCTCTCTGGCCGTAAGTTCGGTAGTTCCAAGGACATGGGTAAACCCCTGTCAGTGATTCTTGGCAACGGCAAGATGATTAAGGGCTGGGAACAGGGTCTGGATGGCATGCGTGAAGGCGGCGTTCGCTGGTTCCGTATTTCTCCCAATATGGGTTATGGTGCTCAGGCTTTCTCCATGATTCCTCCCAACTCCACCTTGATTTTCCGCGTGGAATTGATTTCCTCCGAAGTGGATGAAGAAATTGCGGAGATGATGGACTTCTTCCCGGATACTACGACCTTGAAGATTGAAAATGGCTCCGAAGGTCTTCGCTACGCTATCATCAAGGAAGGCGAAGGCGAACCTGCCCAGAAGGGCATTAACGCCAAGGTCCATTATACCGGCTGGCTTACCAACGGTTACAAGTTCGATAGCTCTCGCGATCGTGGCCAGCCCTTCGACTTCCCCCTGGGTGGCGGCCGCGTGATCCGTGGTTGGGATCTGGGCGTTCAGGGCATGCTTCCGGGCGAAAAGAGAATCCTTATTGTACCTCCGGGACTGGGTTATGGCAGCCGTGGAGCGGGCCCCATTCCGGGCGGATCTACCCTGATCTTCGCTGTGGAATACCTGGGCGAGTAA
- a CDS encoding PorV/PorQ family protein, whose translation MRKQLLPALLLAPALAFSAGSAIITLEMPVGARQLGMGEAGAALADDATAMYYNPAGLAFGPLADEWRMSYKADSKTAPYFTRMASRSKPGLFSKSELWAGTAEGILKFDGEEWVNYHSITLQGNAKVKDAVKVYAGSERGLEENLRQVKAFNDIKTAEDEKHVIEVKMPWNLIVKDTITAILYENRTEKLWVGTPKSLYRFDGKGWKNYDSELGSHRVNALVSQGASIWIGTDNGLFVYRNGQFEQKGKVLPSQNIKALVWSESRKELFVAADGAGVARLVPKKSVNDKDRWSLFTEEDGVMDLNPTALAVDSSGHVWSAHKGGLSHFNLRKWEQVQFADNNVNDISVDQKGGIWIATDKGVWRHLPNYATASGRKAELERTAEEEASGEVQDEWVHYHSGNGLSVNKVWSVLPQGNDVWFSTANGMEQFKDADYQLSAFYEKLLPILNIPDLYHLYGGMTVPLNDWGTMGFFVNFVSFGSTVASGDVDADDLVAYNSSEIVGGFSYGTRFPGDWGLGLSIKFFYSDLSSGASTGEKDATTFGYAFDVGVLKKNLIVDGLNLALVLANIGPSVYYVDKTIEDPIPLTWRLGLSYEVLALADYKLVIAADYNREVVYDDNKGNPEPFYISCWKSILYPERGGEGLTTAKNSLLQGVFNLGAEFTYANTIALRAGYLYDRTGKRNEVDFGFGFMLSDMLQFDFATIKDVGDNDGVRDGQMRFGMLFKF comes from the coding sequence TTGCGTAAACAACTTCTTCCTGCTCTTCTTCTGGCTCCGGCCCTGGCATTCTCTGCAGGTTCTGCAATCATCACTCTTGAAATGCCTGTTGGCGCCCGCCAGCTGGGTATGGGTGAAGCAGGTGCGGCCCTTGCAGATGACGCAACCGCCATGTATTACAACCCGGCAGGCCTGGCTTTCGGCCCTCTGGCTGACGAATGGCGCATGAGCTACAAGGCAGACTCAAAGACTGCTCCCTACTTTACCCGCATGGCCTCCCGTTCCAAACCAGGCCTCTTTAGCAAGAGCGAGCTGTGGGCTGGCACCGCCGAAGGTATTTTGAAATTTGATGGCGAAGAATGGGTGAACTACCACTCCATCACTCTCCAGGGTAACGCCAAGGTGAAGGACGCCGTGAAGGTCTACGCTGGTTCCGAACGTGGTCTGGAAGAAAACCTCCGCCAGGTAAAGGCTTTTAACGACATCAAGACTGCCGAAGACGAAAAGCACGTCATCGAAGTGAAGATGCCCTGGAACCTGATCGTCAAGGACACCATCACCGCCATCCTGTACGAAAATCGCACCGAAAAGCTGTGGGTAGGTACCCCCAAGTCTCTGTACCGTTTCGACGGCAAGGGCTGGAAGAACTACGACAGTGAGCTGGGCTCTCATCGAGTGAACGCCTTGGTAAGCCAGGGCGCCTCCATCTGGATCGGTACCGACAACGGCCTCTTCGTTTACCGTAACGGCCAGTTCGAACAGAAGGGCAAGGTCCTTCCCAGCCAGAACATCAAGGCCCTGGTTTGGTCCGAAAGCCGTAAGGAACTCTTTGTAGCTGCAGACGGTGCTGGTGTTGCACGTCTGGTTCCCAAGAAGAGCGTGAACGACAAGGACCGCTGGAGCCTGTTCACCGAAGAAGACGGCGTCATGGACTTGAATCCCACCGCACTTGCCGTGGATAGTTCCGGCCATGTGTGGTCAGCCCATAAGGGCGGACTCTCCCACTTCAACCTCCGCAAGTGGGAACAAGTCCAGTTTGCAGACAACAACGTTAACGACATTTCCGTAGACCAGAAGGGCGGCATCTGGATCGCCACCGACAAGGGCGTATGGCGCCACCTGCCCAACTACGCAACCGCCAGCGGTCGTAAGGCCGAATTGGAACGCACCGCCGAAGAAGAAGCCAGCGGTGAAGTCCAGGACGAATGGGTTCACTATCACTCTGGCAACGGTCTCTCCGTAAACAAGGTCTGGTCCGTTCTCCCTCAAGGTAACGACGTCTGGTTCAGTACCGCCAACGGTATGGAACAGTTCAAGGATGCCGACTACCAGTTGAGTGCCTTCTACGAAAAGCTTTTGCCCATCTTGAACATCCCCGACCTGTACCACCTGTACGGCGGCATGACCGTTCCTCTGAACGACTGGGGTACCATGGGCTTCTTCGTGAACTTCGTCAGCTTCGGTTCCACAGTTGCCTCTGGCGATGTGGACGCAGATGACCTGGTGGCTTACAACAGTTCCGAAATCGTAGGCGGTTTCAGCTATGGTACCCGCTTCCCCGGTGACTGGGGTCTGGGTCTTTCCATCAAGTTCTTCTACTCCGACTTGAGCTCCGGCGCCTCCACCGGTGAAAAGGATGCAACCACCTTCGGTTACGCTTTCGACGTTGGCGTACTCAAGAAGAACCTGATTGTGGATGGTTTGAACCTGGCATTGGTTCTTGCAAACATCGGCCCTAGCGTTTACTACGTAGACAAGACCATCGAAGACCCCATTCCTCTGACTTGGCGTCTGGGACTTTCCTACGAAGTGCTGGCACTTGCAGATTACAAGCTAGTCATTGCAGCCGACTACAACCGCGAAGTGGTGTACGATGACAACAAGGGCAATCCGGAACCCTTCTACATTTCCTGCTGGAAGTCTATCCTCTATCCCGAACGCGGAGGCGAAGGCCTGACTACCGCCAAGAATTCTCTTCTCCAGGGCGTATTCAACCTGGGTGCTGAATTCACCTACGCAAATACCATTGCTCTCCGCGCAGGTTACCTGTACGATAGAACCGGTAAACGTAACGAAGTGGACTTCGGTTTCGGCTTTATGCTGTCTGACATGCTTCAGTTCGACTTCGCCACCATCAAGGACGTAGGCGATAACGATGGTGTTCGCGACGGTCAGATGCGCTTCGGCATGCTGTTTAAATTCTAA
- the rsmG gene encoding 16S rRNA (guanine(527)-N(7))-methyltransferase RsmG gives MANSNWSKKSGKSWSKIPSRMPARGADALGSAFVPHMKAPRTEFPLFNGKRVKPSLEGLDKLLHYYGVELQEETLKQIWEYHQLIRANNEDQDLTRLNAFETMVERHYADCTLINAYVEKWPARMIDVGSGAGFPGIPLKIVNPKINLTLCEPRPNRVNFLNMVIEKLGLTNIDVFGHKVTSHSMTIPVDGVISRAFELMEKTFPRLQNSLKIGGRVFFMKGPAAADELKALRPEDYGYKLLEKHFYTIPNSTQERSLVIFERVK, from the coding sequence ATGGCAAATTCAAACTGGTCAAAAAAATCTGGAAAGTCCTGGAGTAAAATTCCTTCCCGCATGCCTGCCCGCGGTGCAGATGCACTGGGTAGCGCCTTTGTGCCACACATGAAGGCTCCCCGCACGGAATTTCCGCTGTTCAACGGCAAGCGCGTGAAGCCTTCCCTGGAAGGTCTGGACAAGCTTCTGCATTACTATGGTGTGGAACTTCAGGAAGAAACTCTGAAGCAAATCTGGGAATACCACCAGTTGATCCGAGCCAACAATGAAGATCAGGATTTGACTCGCCTGAATGCTTTTGAAACGATGGTGGAGCGCCACTATGCGGACTGTACCTTGATCAACGCCTACGTGGAAAAGTGGCCCGCCCGAATGATTGACGTGGGTAGTGGCGCTGGTTTCCCGGGGATTCCCCTGAAGATCGTAAATCCCAAGATTAATTTGACGCTGTGCGAACCTCGTCCTAATCGAGTGAATTTCCTGAACATGGTCATCGAGAAGTTGGGGCTTACAAACATCGATGTCTTTGGCCACAAGGTTACTAGCCATAGCATGACTATCCCTGTGGATGGCGTCATTAGCCGAGCCTTTGAACTGATGGAAAAGACTTTCCCTCGTCTTCAGAATTCCCTAAAGATAGGCGGTCGCGTATTCTTTATGAAAGGCCCCGCTGCTGCAGATGAACTGAAGGCTTTGCGCCCCGAGGATTATGGTTATAAACTGCTGGAAAAGCATTTCTACACCATCCCCAACAGCACCCAGGAACGCTCCCTCGTTATCTTTGAAAGGGTTAAATGA